ATTCTAAATCTATTACCTTCACGTACGATAATTGGCTTAAAGTAGCACTTGCAATATCTAGTACATTTAGTTTTGATGCTTGATCTAAATATTTTATTCAACTTAGTATGTTAGATAAAGATAAATACAACGAAGGAATTGTTTGAATTTACTTATTAATTGTTATTCGAATTCTAGAGGTCAAATAGGTTTTAACACAATAATACATTTGGCATGTGAATTAGGATTTAAATATAAAAATATAAACGCGGGAAGTACCTACATGGCGTAGAATTCTCTAAGGTCATGAATGTCACTTGTTAATCGGGAGGAGCTCCCAATAGTTTGAAAAGCCAATGACTTTGTCAGATTATGGTAAATCAATCAGGGACTTTCCGCTTTTTTGTACTAGGAAAAATTAGATGAATATTTTACAGATGAAAAATAATTCTCATTTTATGTAGGATTAGAGCTAAGCTTGCTAAACAAAGAGGCCAAAAACATCTAATTCATTTGCTTTCGGCTGATGAACATTTCAATTATCATTTGAATGCCGAGAGAAATAATAACTTGGTAAACGATGAAATTCTTCTGTTAAACAGCTTATTACCTAGCAGAAAGAAATGGAAAAAGCTGAACAAAAAAAGCAGATATTCAAGTAATGGCCAGAGAATTAATTCAATTGACAATGTTGTAAATTCTTTATTGGTAACAATTAAATTTTACAAAATAAATTTTCCCAATGAACCATTTTTAAATAGCCTAAATTCATTTATTAATAATTTACGAATGGCTATTAATTCATCGGACTATACAATAAAAAGCCCTGTAGTTTTGCCTAGACTGAAAAGCAAAATTAACAATTTTAAAATATTTGCCGACCAATATCATTTAGTTTAACTTAAAAGATAGGATAATAATAAGTTTAACAAATCAATATTTAACCGATCTTTTTTGATGATTTTTTCATTCTAGTTCATTTGCATTTAGATCAGTTCGTAGAGAAGAAGCAAAAAAAGATAGTCAATCACCACAGTGCAATTGAAGCTATTAACGAATTATAAAAAAGGTATAGAGGAAAAAGATTGTGGGTTGCTGAGTGTGATATAAGTAAGTTTTTTGATTCAGTACACCATAAAATAGTAAAGACTCAATTTAAACGAATGATAAAGTTGGTTAAAAAAACAAACCTAACGATTATGATTCAAGAGCTGAAGCTGTATTTTACAAATATTTAGATTCGTATTCCTTTTGTAAAATGTTTTGCCCTTAAATTGGGCAAATCATACGGGTATTGGGAAAGGCATAAAATGCCTTTAGGAGAATTTGGGTGTGGGTTAAGTGGGCTTGATTAAAAAGAAATATTTTTAAAAATTTTAATGTTGCAAGATTGGTATTCCGCAAGGGGGTGCACTATCTGGGTTAATTGCAAATTTAGTTCTAGATTTTGCAGACAGAAAAATGCAAAGTCTTAATGACTCAAAATTGTTATATGTACGATTTTGTGATGATATGATCATAATACATCCTTCTAAAAAGAAAGCAATTGAAGCGTCGAAAAACTTACTATAAAGCATTGGAAGAGTTGCATTTAATTTCTCATGAATTTGTTAAAATCTTGTAAATGATTCGCGTAATGCATTAAAGCAATTTTGGAATAGCGAATTGAAATCGAAGAGTCCATATATGTGGTCTTCTAATTATTCCAACAGTTTTCAATGGTTTGGATTTGTAGGATATGAAATACATTACACAGGTCAGATAAGAGTAAGGAAAAGTTCAATATTAAAAGAGAAGACAAAGCAAAAAGAAGTTGTAAATAACATTCTGAAAGCAATTAAATTTGGGAAAAGGAAGAGTGATCAAACAGTTCAAGAATCTGCAATTAATAGATTGATTGGAATGTCAGTTGGTAGGATTAATATGAATGATTTTGACAAAGTTGAAAATGATATGTGTTGGGTAAATGGATTTCTAAAGTTAAATGATAATCCACATGTAAGAGCTCAATTAAAAGATTTAGATAAATGTAGGGCAAAGCAATTTTCAAAATTGATTAGGGAGACAAAGAAAATCTCAAATGGAATGCCAATTAAAGTTCGAAATAGGATTAGTAAAGTTGCATTTTGCCCAATAAATGGAATTTCGGAAAAGCAATCGTTACAAATTAGAAATTTATTGCAAAAGAGTGAAATCCTTGACATGAATTTTTATGTAAACTCCAAAGTAGATTTTGAAGAATTAAATTGGGACTTAATTCTTGGTATAGAATTCATTGAAATTAAAGAAGAAATATTATATTTATTATTAAATGCAAAACAAATCAAGGGCCCATTATTTTACGGCAAGCCATATAGCTATTTTTATCATGTAATAGAAAAGAAGGTATAATTAATTGCAAGCATCAAAATATTGAACTTGATTTCATTTTCCAGTTCGGAAAGTTATTCGGAAATGAGCTGAGAATTTTAAATATGCCTAAAACCTCGTGTGTCATTCCCCTCGCAGTTAGGAAGATCACAAAAATTACAATTGTCTTGTGATAATAATTAATAACTTCTTGGCGTAAAGACCCTTGATGTGATGCGAAATTGAATTATTGTGCTAAACTCCGATTAACATTCAGTAGAACGGCTTAGAATTATATTTAAATAGTCTAGAACAAGATAATTATGTTAAACTTACTCCAAGTACTCTCAATTTGGCAATTGACTGGAGACTTAAAAGGAGCCTATTTATAGGCTATTTGATAATGTCAAATGGCTGGATAATTTTTGAAACGGGTGAGATCATGCTTAGTTGTTTTAATAATTTCAGAAATTATCCTGATGAAATGATTGGAGATAAGGAGGAAGGTCATGCTATTATTGGTGCAAATGATGGTGATGGAAACTTAAACGCTATTATTTACGAGTCTGGAATGGATGCTTATATAATGTCTGCTACAAATGTCATTACTGAAAAAGTGGTATCAGATTTTAAAGCTACTTGTGCATTAAAAATAAATCATCCTACATTATTTGGCTTAGAATTGTCAAAGAAAATTCCTTTTGTTTCTTCTGGATTGGAAGGGAATTGCAACTATTCTGAATCACGAATTAAATTCTTGGATAATCAATTGAGTCAAAATAGAAGATTCAGTTCTATCGATTGGAAGAATGATCCTAATGCAAAAGTATATTTATCCCAAATAACAATGGGCATAGAGATCTTTTTAAAACTTGAAAAATATAAGCATCAGCAAGAATATCGAATGGTATGGTTTTCAAATAGAGCTATAAAAGAATCAATTATAATACAGTGCCCAGAAGCTATTGAGTATTGCGAAAGGTTGATTTTTTGATAATTATAATTTTAAAAGTATTGTTTGCCTCGTTTTACCTAGAGATTAATCGGTTTTGATTTAGAATTATTATTTACATTTGTCAAGTTGTTCTCAAAACACACAGTTCTAAGATAGTTGTTCCGGAATTCAAACGTCGAACGGGTTTGGTTAAAGTTTAATAGAAGGCTTTTAAAGCAAGTTTCTTATGGATTTTTCTAATATCATTTATGTCATTCGATTCTAACTATATATTCATTCCGTTTCAAGACACTCCTTTTAATTAAATTTAAAGAAATGGTAGAAGTAATTGGTGAAACAAATCCATTATATGTCAAGGAATTAACTAATGGTGGAATTCCTTGGGATTTTATTATTCCAACAATTATTGCAATTGTTACCACATCGATTGTTGTATACGATAGAGTAAAAAAGGCAAAGATATCAGCTAAGCTTCTTAGTTTTGCTTATTCCCCGCAAGCAAGTTTTATAAGTCAAAATCTACATGGTCAACCTATTTCATTAAGTGGGCAACAGTATTTCTTGAAATTATCTTTTCAGGTAACAGGGAAGAATTATTTCTTCTCGGATGTTATGATTGATGTAAAGTATCTTAACGATAACAATATATATCGAGCGAAAATATTTTGGAATAAACCTATAACTTGAGTTTTGTTGGTGGAACAATATATGATATCAATATTCCTCAAGACGAATTTTTAGCTTTTAATAACATGCTTCCTGTAGATAAGGTTACTTTTAAGTATATTACTTTCATAGTTGAAGAAAATAGAAACAGATATAATAACTGATATTTTCATTAGATTTGATGATCCAAGTGGTAAAACCAAAAGCCTGAGGCAAATAAAGTGTTTGAAACAGATACATTAAGAATGCTCTTTGACAGAGAAATATTTATTCAAAGATAAATTAAATTTGAATAATATAAAAAAGGTAAACTTAACTCATCAAGAGAATTTCAATAGGGGATTTAGTTGGTCGTTACTAACTCGAATGAAATTTAGTTTTTCGTTTTAATTTTAAGGCTGGAATAAGCTTTCTAAATAAAACTTTTAATAAGTATACTAATGGATAAATGCAAGTTATTCGAATACATTTCCGAAGAAGTATGGAACATCATTTCTGAAAATCATGAACAAGGGAATAGATTGGATGAAAGAGGTATTACAAGCCTAAATATTATTGGTGAAATTCAGTCTATTATTCGAAGTCAAAAATATTTTCTGTATTTGCACAAAAATCAATAAAGGAGACTAAAAGAGGGGGGTGATCTTGAGCTATATGTCGAAAAAGTCATAACCAATTTCATAGAATTCTTCTTCAGTCAAAAATAATGGAGATTAATAGGGACTTTTAAAAAGTTGAATAAGGAATCAGGCCGATCGGGAATAAAACAGTATGATACACTTTCTTCTTATGCGAAAGAAATTAATTCAAAAGCATTGTATTTAATGTATAATGGTTATCATGGATTTAAGTGTAGCGAAACGGATTGTGCTGGAAATCATGACGAAAAGCAATATGGTTGTGCTATTCTAGAGGTGAATTATATTAAAACTCATTGTGAAAAAATATAAACGGTGTATTAGGAAATGAAAATTGCCCAAAACCGTATGGCAAACCTTGAGATTTTTAACCTGTTGTATTGATAATGGAATGGAAGAATTTAAGCTATATAGAAAGGATGAAATAGATATGGATCCTTTCTTTAAAAAATTATTTGCACCAGAAGATATAATTAGTTATGCAACTCCGCAGCAATTCGGTAATAATATCAGAACTATAGAAAATAATAGCATCCAAAAAAAAGGGATGGAATCCAGCTGGGAGAGTAATAATTAGTCAGAAAAAATGGAAATAAATCCTGATGGAACATTGGAAATATAACTACATGCAAGGCTGATATTTAATTATACATAACCTTTAACCATACTTTGCAATTAAGCAAACGAAAATAATGCTTCTAACGCATGCTTGGTGAAAGTTATGCATAAGTTTTCCAAGCCTTTTGACATCAAGTGAATCAGTTATACGATACTCAATCGGGTAATTCGTACGATTCAAGAGTACGACGTGCCCGGCACCAAGGCTAACCATTAATCGTTATTGTATTTACAGATTTCTAAAATTAATCGGTTTTCAACCACTGCCAATTTATTTAATCATGGAGAAAACAATCAGATGAAACACGACCTGGTGATTTTATATGGGTGTTTGCTACAAAAGAAAGAATGTACTATCTTCGATTCAGTGGAATAGGGTGCTCGGCAAAAAGGCTAAACGTTATGTGGAATGCTTTCGCTTATTAGGTTACATTATTATTAAATTCAACGTAAAATGAAAAATTATTTAATACTTCTTTTTCTCTTTGTGATTGGAAATGGAACAGCGCAGAATATTCACATACCTGATACTAATTTTAAAGCAGCACTTGTTGGCGACTCTATTATTAACACCAATGGCGATGGGGAAATACAAACAACAGAGGCAAGTTTTTTTTCGGGTGGAATAAATGTAAGCAATAAAATGATTTCTGATTTAACCGGTATTGAAGAATTCACAAGGATTACCTTCTTAGATTGTTCATACAATGATCTTACGAGTTTAAATGTGACAGCAAATACCGCTCTTACCAGTTTGTTCTGTAATAATAATTATTTAACCAGTTTAAACGTAACAGCCAATACTGCTCTTGCTCAATTATTCTGCTACGTTAATCAGCTAACAGGTCTGTATCTTCCTTCCGGTACAAATCTTACTGATTTACGATGTTCGGTCAATCAATTAACAAGTTTAGATCTTACTGCTGATCCTGCTGTTACTTATTTAGATTGTTACAGCAATCAATTGACAAGTTTAAATCTTACTGCTAATACTGCTCTTACTTATTTAGATTGTTACAACAATCAATTGAACAGCTTAAATCTTTTGGCTAACACGTCTCTTAGTCAATTATACTGCCCCTACAATCAATTAACGGATTTAAATCTTTCCAATAATACTGCTCTTACTTTATTGTACTGTAATAATAATCAATTGATAAGCTTAGATGTTTCTCCCAACACCTCTCTTGAAAGGTTAGATTGTTACAACAATTATTTAATGAATTTGAATCTTCCCGCAGGCACATCTCTTTTTACGTTGAATTGTTACAGTAACGAATTAACGACCTTGAATTTTTCAGCTAGTACTGGCCTTGCTTATCTGAGCTGTTCACTAAATCAATTAACAAGTATTGATCTTTCTTCTAATACCGCACTTGTATCATTTGGATGCACCAATAATCTTTTAACAAGCTTGAATATAAAGAATGGCCATAATACATCAATTGCAAATTTTGCTGTTTTTAACAATCCTTTTCTCAGATGCATTGAAGTCGATGACTCCGCATATTCAAATACATCATCACATTGGTTTAAAGATGCCTTTGCAGTTTACAATACCAATTGTAGTACGGTAGGAATAGAAAGTAATTTGAGCTCTTCTTTTCAGGTTTATCCAAACCCTTTTCAGAATCAAATAAAAATAAGTAACGCAGAAAAGGAGAGGCAATTCTTTATGACATTGCCGAGAAAGAAATTCTTCGTCAAGCTATATTTGGTGAACAAGCAGAACTCAATACAGTAATACTGTCTTCGGGTTTTTATATGCTTCACTACTCAGACGGAAAGACGACTGCTAACTTTAAAATGTCGAAACCGTAATCGGGAGAAGCACATTTGCGCTAATATTAGATTTCAAACATTTATCCATTGTCTTTCAGAGTTTATTAATAAATTTAAATCAATTTGTGGTTTTCGATCAGCTTTAACTCAGCTCGAGAAACCAGGTGAAAAAGGATTTTTGATGATCTGTTGACCAATAAATGTGATTATAGAAGGATATGTTTGCGGACGGAAGGATAAGTGGTAATTATTTTTGTACTTTCGATTTCGAAGTTATCAAGCAACATTCCTCTTAGGAAGCTTTACGGCAAAATGATGTTTTTATGGCGGAGCGATGTCTGATAACTTGGTCCAATAAAAAATAATATTTGGAATGAAGCAAATAATTTTCCCCGTATGCATTTTTAGTTTTCATGTTGCAATTGCAAGGGATCTTCTTTTACATGATAAACTCACCTTTGAAATAGAGAAACTTATTCAATCTCCAGAAGATTCATCTCGCCTCGTCGACATACTCGTAAAAGGTGATTCGGAAGAGATAAAGTTTTTCATGGAATCTAATAATGGTATTTATAAATATACTGTAGGAAGAATATCTTCGGTCAGAATTCCGGTTTCTAAAATTACGGCACTCGCTTCTTTGTCATCAGTTGTCAAGCTGAACTATCATGATTTTGAAAAAGATTTTTTGTGCAACGATACTGCAAGAAGAAAAAACAATGTCGATCTGGTTCAGTCGGGACATTCTCCACTCGGACAAGCCTACACAGGTAAGAATGTGATCATCGGACTCTACGAGCCACTCGACAGGCATCATCCGGATTTTCAGGATAGTCTTGGACGAACGAGAATATTGTATTGCTGGGCGACGCGTGACAGTTCAGGAACTCCTCCGTCAGGTTTTGGATATGGAACGGAATATTCTTCTGCCGACATCGACAACGGCCTGGCTGATTCAACTCTTTCAGGAACTGATCATGGAACGGCGTGCGCAGGTGTTGCATGTGGTAATTCACGTGCGAACGGACTCAGCATGGGAATGGCACCGGATGCGAATATTATTGTAGCGACCAGTCTTGTGGATGGCCTTAAATATATTTTCGACAAAGCATCTTCGTTGGGAAAGCCTTGTGTGATCAGTCTTTCTGTGGGGGCATGGAACTCGCCCTTCTCATATTTTGAACAAGGTCTTTACATCGAAATTATGGACTCTTTGGTTGTAGCTCAACCGGGAAGATCAATTGTGGTGGCAAATGGAAACACGGGAAATGAATATATGCATTATCGTTATACTTCTACTTCGGATACGTTGGAGGCATTTTCAAGTGGAATGATACTTTCCGGGGACACGGCTTTGCTCAAAGGTATCCGGTTTTCTTATTCCGCTTATAAAGATTCAATGACAAATCCTACGCCTTCATTCGTTACTCGCTTTATGAGTTTTGATTCTTTGGTTAATGAAATTGATTTTATGCTTTGCGGAGATTCATCTCTTCCTTCTTCTACATGGAACCATAAAGTTATTGCAGGAAGATTGGTCGATCAAAATTTTGGAGTCATGTATATTTTCAAGCAGCATTTATATGGACCAATATATCCCGATCATTCCATGCCGAATTGTGATTCATTAGGAACATATTTCTGGAAATTGAAAGTTACCGGACAGGGTGAAGGAGATTTTATGCGCGTCCGTACAACAGACATTGTTCCATCAATACAACAGTATCCCGATCAACAACATTACATGTTTCCTGACAACATGTGTAATCTGAATGGATATGCAGTCTCTGAAAAAGTGATCAGCGTCGGCTATGCGCAAAGCAGAGCATCTCATGTCGACTACTATGGAAATCTTGTCACTGATCCCAATGCTCATCCTGACGAGTTAACAACAAGTTCCGGTCATGGTCCTACTTTGAAGGGAGTATTAAAACCAGATATCGTTGCTACTGCGAATTATGTAATGACTGCATTGCCAATATCGCGTCAGGCAGATGCAATTGCGAACTTTCCGTATTCTGTTGATCAGGGAGCTTTCCATACTAAAGAAGGAGGCTCATCAATGGCGGCTCCTCTTGTGGCCGGAGGTGTTGCTTTGTTCTTTGAAAAATATCCGAATGCCACTTGGCTCGATGTAAAAAATGCGATCATTAATTGTCCCAAACAAGATTCATTTACAGGAACAAATCTTCCGGATAATTTTTGGGGCTACGGAAAATTTAATGCTTTTGGATTGCTTACTAATTGCGCGCCTGATTATGTTTCTGAATTGCATCAATTTTTTTCTGAAGTATATCCTAATCCGTCTTCAGATAAAGTGCACTTCAGATTAACGAGAAAAGAAAACAAGATCGATCTTTTCGTTTTTTCTTCAGATGGAAAACTGGTGCGTAAAGTTAATTCAATGACGCCAACAAACGAATTAATTGTCGATGGTCTTAATCCCGGAATTTATTTTTATCGGATCAATATAGAAGAATCAGTTGAGTCCGGAAAATTTGTTTTGATAAACTAATTGCGCGCTCGGCGAATGTTGTACGGAAATAAATACTGCATTTGAAAATTGGTGTAGACATCAAGCGTCATTCCGCCGCATCGCAGCATTGCAGTTGGGCGAATAAATAAAATCGCAATAATTAGTACTAACTTCCGGACGGAATGACACATAATGGGACAATATTGAACTAATGTTCTAAATTTCCGCTTGAAATTCTCCCGATCGGAGAAGTTACAGGAAAACATGAAATAATTTCTCATAAACAACAGGCTATATTAGTTTTAGAGATAAAAGTAATTGTTTCCTTAAAAATTAAATTATCAATGAATATAAAAAAGATTCGGAGAGCAAGAATTTTTACGTTGATTATATTTTTTGTTTGTATGTTCTGTTGCAAGGTCACAGTTTTCTACATATCATAATTTCCCCGAACAATTTGCAGCATGGGGATATCTGGAATTTGGATCGTCGTCTCAATGCGTAAATAATGTTTGTGATACTGAATTGGTTTATCAGCAATCGTTTGATATTATGATTGCAGGGAATTCATACCATCAGCTGTTTAAAGATGGAATGTATATCGGCGGTCTTCGGGAAGATAGCAGTGCTAAGCGAATTTATTATTTTCCTTTTAATGATGTAACTGAATATCTTCTATATGATTTTAACGTATCAGTAGGAGATACCGTTCATACTTACACTATCATTTGCGGTGGTATTACCGCGACTGTCACTTCTATCGATTCAACGAATCAGTTCTCTCCGGATTATCGGAAGTTCATCCATTTTCAAGCACCTGTTTCAGATTGGGTGGAAGGAATCGGTTGTGTGGGAGGACTTCTCGCTCCGGGATGCAATGGAGTTGATTTTAGCTGGGAATTGATCTGCTTTAAAGTGGATTCAAATTTAATTTTATCAGGAAGTACCCCCGCAGTTGATTGTGATATTATTAATTCGGTAAAGAACAATTCATCTGTACAGAATAAACTTTATCCAAGTATAATAGAAAGAGGGTCGCCAATGCATATTAGCATTAAAGATCCTGATGGTGCTCAGCTGATAATATCTAATACGATCGGAAAGATTATAAAGCGGGAGAAATTGAAGTCAGCATTATCTGATATTTTAACAGATGACATTCCAACAGGAATATTTACAGTTACAATTGTATCTTCAAATGGAAGAATTAGTCTGGGAAAAGTTATAGTGGTTGAAAAATAAATTTAATATGCCATCGAAAATTTGTTTCAATGATAAAATATTTTATCATGAATATTCGAAATGCAACAATAGATTAGGTCCTTAAGACTTATCTTCCCTCTCCACAAACTCCTTCAATCCACTCAATACTTTATCCCACCCTTTAACCGAGCGCTCATATCTTTCTTCTGCACCTTCGCCTTGTCCAACGTCATCGGAAATGGATAACCGGGTTTTGCCATTTTCATATGTGAGTTGATCTGTGACCGTTGAAGTTGTAGGATGATCACCGTCTGAATTAATCAGATTATATTTTAATAATTTCTCCGGTTCAATCTCTAAAATGATTCCGTTCATTTCAATTTTTTTGACCAGCATGATCCTTCCTTCAAAAATTATCGGACTTCCTTTTTTCCAATCGGAATGCACTTCACAATTGAAAAAATATTCTTTGGTCTTTTCAGGATTCGTTAGTGCGTCCCACACTTCTGCAGGAGTAGCGTTTATTGTAATTTCTTTTTTTACGATGAAATCTTTCATGCAGGTTTTTATATGTTATTTGGTAAAAAAAGATGCCATTCGCGTATTTTATTTATAACAAAAATCCTTTAAATTGTGCTATGCAAATAAGAAATGCAAACTTGAAAGATGTTGAATCAATTTTTATGATTGAAACAGCTTGTTTCCCTGCCAACCAGGCAGCTTCGTTGAATACTTTCTCCGAAAGACTAAAAGTCTACCCGAATCATTTTTGGCTTATTGAAGATGGCGTACAAATTGTGGGATTTATAAATGGAATGGTAAGCGACAACGATATTATAAAGGATGAAATGTTCAAGTATCCGGAATTGCACAATGAAGATGGAGCCTGGCAATCTGTTTTTGGACTGGCAGTTTTACCTGAGTTTCAAAATCGTGGGTTAGCGGGAAAATTGTTGGAGCATTTATTTGAGGTTTCAGCTCAAAATAAACGAAAAGGTGTTGTCCTGACTTGCGAGAAACATCTTATTTCATATTATGAGAAATTTGGATTTGTCAATGCTGGATTGTCTGCATCTGTTCATGGGGGTGATGTTTTTTATGATATGAGAAAATTATTGTAATGCCAGACAGGGTAATGATAAGAAGAAATTAACCAAGTACTTTGAAATTATGAGAATCGTTTGTTAACTTCGTTTAGCCTTATTCTGAATTTATCAATGAGCGGATTTATTCAAATAGGAATATACTGCTAAAACATTTATTAAAATGAAATATATTTTACAACTCTGCTTCCTACTCGCTTTTTCTCCGCTTTGTAACGCACAATACGTCACCATTCCGGACACTAATTTTTTAAACAGGATTAATTTGTATGTGCCATCAGCAGTTGTGGGAAACACAATTGATACAACGGATGCGGCTCTTCTTTCGCTTCAGGTTATGAGTTTGCAAAATGCAGGTATCAGTGATATTACAGGAATAGAATATTTTCATGGCTTAATTGAATTAAATTGTCAGGACAATAATCTTACTTCTCTTCCGCGGAGATTGCCTGCTTTGCAAATATTGAATGTAGGCTATAATCCGATATCCGTAATCGATACATTGCCACTTACACTACGTAACTTTTATGCTGTAAATTGTGGATTGACGGAAATTGCTTCATTTCCTGATTCAATTTCTGACCTGCTAATCGGAGTAAATAATCTGACTTCTCTACCGACCTTGCCACATTTTCTTTTCACCTTGGATTGTGGAGACAATTTGATTGACTCTTTGCCTGAACTTCCACCATTTATTCAGGTATTGGTTTGCACACGTAATCGTCCTCAGTGTTTGCCAACTTTACCGGACACTCTTCAGCAACTTTATGCCTACCAAACTGCAACTTGTTTACCTAACCTTCCCAGTCATTTGGGGTTATCGGATATCGGTTTTCAGGTTTGCGATAGTAATTTTGTTTGCCCCCCATTAACCAACAATTTTGCAAATCAAAAACAGAATTCTGAATTCGAAATATTCCCTAACCCTTCACAAGGTAATTTTACAATTAAAATGAATAGTGAAATGTTTGCAGGGAAAATGGAGTTATTTAGTTTATCGGGAGTAAAAGTATTTGAAACAACTATATTAAACACTCTGCAGTTTATAGACTATAAACTTTTACCGGGGGTTTATTTCATTCGAGTATTGGATGAAAAAAGGCAGTTGACTTCGAAATTAATTGTAAACTAGAATGAAAGACCTATCGTTTATAATAA
The sequence above is drawn from the Bacteroidota bacterium genome and encodes:
- a CDS encoding S8 family peptidase, translated to MKQIIFPVCIFSFHVAIARDLLLHDKLTFEIEKLIQSPEDSSRLVDILVKGDSEEIKFFMESNNGIYKYTVGRISSVRIPVSKITALASLSSVVKLNYHDFEKDFLCNDTARRKNNVDLVQSGHSPLGQAYTGKNVIIGLYEPLDRHHPDFQDSLGRTRILYCWATRDSSGTPPSGFGYGTEYSSADIDNGLADSTLSGTDHGTACAGVACGNSRANGLSMGMAPDANIIVATSLVDGLKYIFDKASSLGKPCVISLSVGAWNSPFSYFEQGLYIEIMDSLVVAQPGRSIVVANGNTGNEYMHYRYTSTSDTLEAFSSGMILSGDTALLKGIRFSYSAYKDSMTNPTPSFVTRFMSFDSLVNEIDFMLCGDSSLPSSTWNHKVIAGRLVDQNFGVMYIFKQHLYGPIYPDHSMPNCDSLGTYFWKLKVTGQGEGDFMRVRTTDIVPSIQQYPDQQHYMFPDNMCNLNGYAVSEKVISVGYAQSRASHVDYYGNLVTDPNAHPDELTTSSGHGPTLKGVLKPDIVATANYVMTALPISRQADAIANFPYSVDQGAFHTKEGGSSMAAPLVAGGVALFFEKYPNATWLDVKNAIINCPKQDSFTGTNLPDNFWGYGKFNAFGLLTNCAPDYVSELHQFFSEVYPNPSSDKVHFRLTRKENKIDLFVFSSDGKLVRKVNSMTPTNELIVDGLNPGIYFYRINIEESVESGKFVLIN
- a CDS encoding SRPBCC domain-containing protein: MKDFIVKKEITINATPAEVWDALTNPEKTKEYFFNCEVHSDWKKGSPIIFEGRIMLVKKIEMNGIILEIEPEKLLKYNLINSDGDHPTTSTVTDQLTYENGKTRLSISDDVGQGEGAEERYERSVKGWDKVLSGLKEFVEREDKS
- a CDS encoding GNAT family N-acetyltransferase, with the protein product MQIRNANLKDVESIFMIETACFPANQAASLNTFSERLKVYPNHFWLIEDGVQIVGFINGMVSDNDIIKDEMFKYPELHNEDGAWQSVFGLAVLPEFQNRGLAGKLLEHLFEVSAQNKRKGVVLTCEKHLISYYEKFGFVNAGLSASVHGGDVFYDMRKLL
- a CDS encoding T9SS type A sorting domain-containing protein, with protein sequence MKYILQLCFLLAFSPLCNAQYVTIPDTNFLNRINLYVPSAVVGNTIDTTDAALLSLQVMSLQNAGISDITGIEYFHGLIELNCQDNNLTSLPRRLPALQILNVGYNPISVIDTLPLTLRNFYAVNCGLTEIASFPDSISDLLIGVNNLTSLPTLPHFLFTLDCGDNLIDSLPELPPFIQVLVCTRNRPQCLPTLPDTLQQLYAYQTATCLPNLPSHLGLSDIGFQVCDSNFVCPPLTNNFANQKQNSEFEIFPNPSQGNFTIKMNSEMFAGKMELFSLSGVKVFETTILNTLQFIDYKLLPGVYFIRVLDEKRQLTSKLIVN